The Candidatus Aquicultor sp. genome contains a region encoding:
- a CDS encoding cytochrome b/b6 domain-containing protein — protein MAKSSEISVSRRIYHWINFISIIALSISGWYIHSPFMTATFSMGFMRLTHFIFMWIFTTNFMLRVYWAFFGKGGDWRKYIAQRWFNGKVLKATGRHYLMYDHWPEGMQDRILQNTTYLFLAVLYIVQILTGLALFYNASGSIAFVGNILGGLQAVRQLHLFLMWFFIMFTVIHFYMGASEEWDKIKLMFFGVADER, from the coding sequence ATGGCTAAAAGTTCCGAGATTTCCGTCTCAAGGCGGATATATCACTGGATCAACTTCATAAGCATTATCGCGCTCTCAATATCAGGCTGGTACATTCACAGCCCGTTTATGACCGCTACGTTCAGCATGGGTTTCATGAGGCTGACTCACTTCATCTTCATGTGGATATTTACCACGAACTTCATGCTTCGTGTGTACTGGGCGTTCTTCGGTAAAGGCGGTGACTGGAGGAAGTACATCGCACAGAGATGGTTTAACGGCAAAGTTCTCAAGGCAACAGGCCGTCACTATCTGATGTATGACCACTGGCCCGAGGGCATGCAAGATCGAATTCTGCAGAACACGACCTATTTGTTCCTGGCTGTTCTGTACATTGTCCAGATCCTTACGGGTCTTGCGCTTTTCTACAACGCTTCGGGTTCCATCGCGTTTGTAGGGAACATTCTTGGCGGGCTGCAAGCCGTTCGCCAGTTGCATCTCTTCTTGATGTGGTTCTTCATCATGTTTACGGTCATCCATTTCTATATGGGTGCTTCGGAAGAGTGGGACAAGATCAAACTAATGTTCTTTGGGGTTGCTGATGAAAGATAA
- a CDS encoding nickel-dependent hydrogenase large subunit, with protein MAQKIKIDPVTRIEGHLGVTVEIENGKVKDAWSEGNMFRGLEVLLKGRDPRDASYVTDRVCGVCSGSHNWASALALDDAFGADVPDAGRLVRNLILGAMWLHDHPLHFYHLSALDYIDVMAVAKYKGNDPGLKAVRSKIVKLVQAGDTAPLTPRYAPDEWNVSDPELVTTAVAHYLQCLEIQAKAKRMAALLGGKIPHNASIVVGGTTMYPTMQTLDAYRGILAEVAAFVKNVYVKDVVTFGTGPLLKLATSNVGVSGLNYLSYGGFQNSSSKDDMLLPAGAILGNLGSIEKVDPEAITEHVAYSWYDGDAALQPAQGETAVNRDKDKAYSFIKAPRYQDKAMEVGPLARMLVAQNETLMGLVEKGVKPGAVARHAARALETLTIVDGVTKWLDELTGMVGKGDVKIHDDSKWNVPDSSTGKGLTEAPRGALGHWINIKGGKIENYQLVVPGTWNMSPRDKNNVRGPMEQALIGAPVPDAKNPNNVVRIIRSFDPCISCAVHIIEPKTNEILKFQIG; from the coding sequence ATGGCTCAAAAGATTAAAATTGATCCTGTTACTCGAATAGAAGGCCACTTAGGCGTTACGGTTGAGATCGAGAACGGAAAAGTTAAAGACGCTTGGTCGGAAGGCAATATGTTTAGAGGCTTAGAGGTACTCCTGAAGGGGAGAGATCCTCGCGATGCCTCGTATGTAACCGATCGTGTTTGCGGTGTTTGCTCGGGTTCGCATAACTGGGCATCGGCTCTCGCGCTCGACGATGCGTTTGGCGCGGATGTTCCGGACGCCGGAAGACTCGTACGTAACCTCATTCTAGGTGCGATGTGGCTTCACGACCACCCGCTTCATTTCTATCATCTATCCGCACTCGATTATATCGATGTGATGGCAGTTGCTAAATACAAAGGCAACGATCCCGGCCTCAAGGCGGTACGGAGTAAGATCGTCAAACTCGTACAAGCCGGCGATACCGCTCCGCTCACTCCTCGCTATGCGCCGGATGAGTGGAACGTAAGTGATCCAGAGCTTGTTACAACCGCTGTTGCGCACTATCTCCAGTGCCTCGAGATTCAAGCGAAGGCAAAGAGAATGGCGGCGCTCTTAGGCGGTAAAATTCCGCATAACGCATCAATCGTTGTCGGCGGTACCACAATGTACCCGACGATGCAGACGCTCGATGCATATCGCGGTATTCTTGCTGAAGTTGCCGCATTTGTTAAGAACGTTTATGTAAAAGACGTTGTCACCTTCGGTACCGGCCCGCTTCTTAAGTTGGCTACCTCAAATGTCGGCGTTTCCGGTTTGAATTACCTGTCATACGGCGGCTTCCAGAACTCGTCAAGCAAAGACGATATGTTGCTGCCGGCCGGTGCTATCTTAGGCAATCTCGGAAGTATCGAGAAAGTCGACCCGGAAGCAATCACCGAGCATGTTGCTTACTCCTGGTATGACGGCGATGCCGCGCTCCAACCCGCACAGGGCGAGACCGCAGTAAACCGCGACAAGGACAAAGCATACAGCTTCATCAAAGCCCCTCGATATCAAGACAAAGCGATGGAAGTCGGCCCGCTCGCGCGTATGCTCGTAGCACAGAACGAGACCCTCATGGGCCTTGTCGAGAAGGGCGTAAAGCCGGGCGCAGTGGCACGTCACGCAGCCCGCGCGCTCGAGACCTTAACCATCGTCGACGGCGTTACAAAGTGGCTTGATGAGCTTACCGGCATGGTCGGCAAAGGCGATGTCAAGATTCACGACGACTCGAAGTGGAACGTACCGGATAGCTCAACGGGTAAGGGCTTAACCGAAGCACCTCGTGGTGCGCTCGGTCACTGGATCAACATCAAAGGCGGCAAGATCGAGAATTACCAACTCGTCGTTCCGGGTACCTGGAATATGTCGCCGCGTGATAAGAATAATGTCAGGGGCCCGATGGAGCAAGCGCTTATCGGCGCACCGGTTCCGGATGCAAAGAACCCGAACAACGTTGTTCGTATCATTCGCTCGTTCGATCCATGTATTTCATGTGCAGTTCATATTATCGAACCTAAGACAAACGAAATCTTGAAATTCCAAATCGGCTAA
- a CDS encoding hydrogenase small subunit, whose amino-acid sequence MGLLEELAAKQIERRDFVKFCAAVSAVFGMPKAFAKDIAFAAEAATKKPAVIWLEGQDCAGCSESFLATLNPSLAELLLGTISLRYHETVMAGAGAVAEEARLKTMEEGGYVLVVEGSIPAADDRFCTVGGKSFKEVLTETAKNAAVIIAAGSCATFNGGIPGASPSKGRGVAYFIKDKPIINLPTCPVKPARLVATIMYYLASGKAPAMDKLNRPLAFYGELLHDNCPRRGQFEAGHFLQDWNDPAQRDYCLLLKGCKGPKTYTDCAKVWWNEGANWCIGAGAPCAGCSQPEFYGGFSPLYDKQDIFNGVGKSVNIDTAGKALVGVAAVGAVVHGAGRLVLGNKDKK is encoded by the coding sequence ATGGGGTTATTGGAAGAGCTAGCTGCAAAGCAAATAGAGCGCAGGGACTTCGTTAAGTTCTGTGCCGCGGTGTCGGCCGTTTTCGGAATGCCGAAAGCGTTCGCAAAAGACATTGCTTTTGCAGCTGAGGCAGCCACGAAAAAACCCGCTGTAATCTGGCTCGAAGGTCAAGACTGCGCCGGTTGCAGCGAGTCATTCTTGGCTACTCTCAATCCATCGTTGGCGGAGTTGTTGCTGGGTACAATCTCGCTCCGCTATCACGAAACCGTCATGGCCGGTGCGGGTGCAGTAGCAGAAGAAGCACGCCTAAAGACCATGGAAGAGGGCGGCTACGTTCTCGTAGTAGAAGGTTCAATCCCAGCGGCAGACGACAGGTTCTGCACGGTCGGTGGCAAGTCATTTAAGGAAGTTCTCACCGAGACAGCCAAGAATGCGGCCGTCATTATCGCTGCCGGTTCATGCGCGACATTTAACGGCGGCATCCCTGGGGCAAGCCCGTCAAAGGGCAGAGGGGTTGCATATTTCATTAAGGACAAACCGATCATCAACCTGCCGACTTGCCCGGTTAAGCCGGCTCGTCTGGTTGCTACAATCATGTACTATCTCGCATCAGGCAAGGCCCCGGCTATGGATAAACTCAACAGGCCGCTTGCGTTCTACGGCGAGCTTCTGCATGACAACTGCCCGCGCAGGGGTCAATTTGAAGCCGGTCACTTTCTCCAGGACTGGAACGATCCGGCACAGCGTGATTACTGCTTGCTGTTGAAAGGCTGCAAAGGTCCGAAGACATACACCGATTGCGCCAAAGTATGGTGGAACGAGGGCGCAAACTGGTGTATCGGCGCCGGCGCACCGTGTGCAGGCTGCTCGCAGCCTGAGTTCTACGGCGGCTTCTCACCGCTCTACGACAAACAAGACATCTTCAATGGTGTCGGCAAGAGTGTCAATATCGATACAGCAGGCAAGGCGCTTGTCGGTGTCGCAGCCGTTGGTGCGGTTGTACACGGAGCCGGTCGCCTTGTTCTCGGCAATAAAGACAAAAAGTAG
- the hypE gene encoding hydrogenase expression/formation protein HypE: MISMDKIRLAHGSGGEMTARLIEEVFFSALGSDGKNANDSAVIDLPAGKTAFTTDAFVISPIFFPGGDIGKLAFCGTVNDLAAAGACPVALSASFIIEEGVDIAGLKQIAQSMGAISKETGIPVVCGDTKVVDKGSADKVFISTSGIGVIPEGIDYHPRNIRDGDIIIVSGSIGDHGYCIMALREGIDIKSSVISDCRPLNELVGLLAPLGDGIRAVRDATRGGLGMVVNEWAQQSGRGILVFDSLIPIKKEVKGGCALLGLDPIYMANEGKMIFAVAPHKAPEALLLLKDHPAGEDAAVIGEVVGGKAVVRVETEWGTKRILPAPRGEILPRIC, translated from the coding sequence ATGATCTCGATGGATAAGATTCGCCTGGCTCACGGCAGCGGCGGTGAAATGACCGCGCGTCTTATAGAGGAGGTGTTTTTCTCCGCTCTCGGTAGCGACGGTAAAAATGCGAATGATTCTGCAGTTATAGACCTGCCGGCCGGCAAGACGGCGTTTACCACCGATGCGTTTGTAATCAGCCCGATCTTTTTCCCTGGCGGCGATATCGGCAAACTGGCGTTTTGCGGTACGGTTAACGACCTGGCCGCCGCAGGTGCGTGCCCGGTAGCGCTTTCCGCATCGTTCATCATCGAGGAAGGCGTCGATATCGCTGGCCTCAAACAAATCGCCCAGAGTATGGGCGCTATTTCAAAAGAAACCGGCATCCCGGTAGTGTGCGGCGACACCAAAGTCGTCGACAAGGGTAGTGCCGATAAGGTCTTTATCTCGACGTCCGGCATCGGTGTTATCCCGGAGGGAATAGATTACCACCCCCGCAATATTCGAGACGGTGACATAATTATCGTGAGCGGCAGCATCGGCGACCACGGTTATTGCATTATGGCGCTGCGCGAAGGCATCGATATCAAGAGCTCGGTCATAAGTGATTGCCGGCCGTTGAACGAGCTGGTGGGCTTGCTTGCACCTCTTGGCGATGGTATACGCGCTGTGCGCGATGCAACCAGGGGCGGTCTCGGTATGGTTGTAAACGAGTGGGCGCAGCAAAGCGGCCGGGGAATTCTCGTGTTCGATAGCCTCATCCCCATCAAAAAGGAAGTTAAGGGCGGTTGCGCCCTTCTTGGTCTTGATCCCATATATATGGCGAATGAAGGCAAAATGATTTTTGCCGTAGCACCGCACAAGGCGCCCGAGGCGCTGCTCTTGCTGAAAGATCATCCGGCAGGCGAAGACGCCGCTGTCATCGGCGAAGTCGTGGGCGGCAAAGCCGTTGTCAGGGTTGAGACAGAATGGGGAACGAAACGCATATTACCCGCACCGCGCGGTGAGATCCTACCCAGGATCTGCTAG
- the hypD gene encoding hydrogenase formation protein HypD → MRADNPMKTDNPSVNTVDAHKGLDQYFKKLNEKLWQIAKRPVKLMEVCGTHTMAIGKSGIRSVLPPQIELISGPGCPVCVTADSDIDVFMRLARNPNILLATYGDMIRVPGTEGSLAELKAQGADIRVVYSALEALEFARSVKGKEVVFLGVGFETTAPATAQAITIAAQEGLANFSVFNLHKTVPGALKVLLDDEAAQIDGFILPGHVSIIIGEKPYRFIAEEYGISGAIAGFEPPEIMAALVRLVKDINAGTPSISNMYRHAVRPEGNVVAQKLLADTFEPCDAEWRGIGVIPGSGLAFRNEFAAFDAVKKFNVEKQPVKLFPGCRCGDILKGTIKPIQCPLFDKRCTPDNPVGPCMVSSEGTCAAYYLYQGSDDLDG, encoded by the coding sequence ATGAGAGCTGATAACCCTATGAAAACCGATAATCCCAGTGTGAACACTGTAGACGCACATAAGGGCCTCGACCAGTATTTTAAGAAACTCAACGAAAAGTTGTGGCAGATAGCGAAACGCCCCGTGAAACTCATGGAGGTATGCGGCACGCACACCATGGCGATTGGTAAAAGCGGGATCAGAAGCGTACTGCCGCCGCAGATCGAACTCATTTCCGGGCCGGGTTGCCCGGTGTGCGTAACCGCGGATAGTGATATCGACGTATTTATGCGTCTAGCGCGTAACCCAAACATCCTGCTCGCGACCTACGGTGATATGATTCGTGTGCCCGGTACCGAGGGCAGTCTTGCCGAGCTTAAGGCGCAGGGCGCCGACATCCGGGTTGTCTATTCAGCCCTGGAGGCGCTTGAGTTTGCCCGCAGCGTTAAAGGCAAAGAAGTCGTGTTTTTAGGCGTCGGTTTTGAAACGACGGCCCCCGCGACAGCGCAAGCAATCACAATAGCCGCTCAAGAGGGCTTGGCAAATTTCAGCGTTTTTAATCTTCATAAGACCGTTCCGGGCGCGCTGAAAGTGCTCCTGGATGACGAAGCAGCCCAAATTGACGGCTTCATCTTGCCTGGTCACGTTAGCATTATCATCGGTGAGAAACCGTACAGGTTTATCGCCGAAGAATACGGTATCTCGGGTGCGATCGCCGGATTTGAGCCACCGGAGATTATGGCGGCGCTGGTGCGTCTTGTTAAAGATATCAACGCCGGCACGCCGAGCATCTCAAATATGTACCGGCACGCCGTTCGCCCGGAAGGCAACGTGGTGGCGCAGAAACTCCTGGCCGATACGTTTGAGCCGTGTGACGCCGAGTGGCGGGGTATTGGTGTTATCCCCGGCAGTGGCCTTGCATTTCGCAACGAATTCGCCGCGTTTGACGCCGTTAAGAAATTCAATGTAGAAAAACAACCAGTAAAACTCTTCCCGGGGTGTCGCTGCGGCGATATCCTGAAGGGAACGATTAAACCGATCCAGTGCCCGCTGTTTGATAAGCGCTGCACTCCCGACAACCCGGTAGGCCCGTGCATGGTGTCATCCGAAGGTACCTGTGCTGCTTACTACCTCTATCAGGGGAGCGATGATCTCGATGGATAA
- a CDS encoding HypC/HybG/HupF family hydrogenase formation chaperone codes for MCLAVPAKVVSIDENMFTADVDVLGNTKKISLLLTPDAGIGSWVLVHAGQAISVVTDEEAQTSIAIWEEILGDES; via the coding sequence ATGTGTCTAGCAGTGCCGGCGAAGGTTGTCTCAATCGATGAGAATATGTTTACCGCTGATGTCGATGTTCTAGGAAATACAAAGAAGATTAGCTTGCTGCTTACCCCGGATGCCGGAATCGGCTCGTGGGTACTCGTGCATGCCGGCCAGGCGATAAGCGTTGTCACCGATGAGGAAGCGCAAACCTCAATCGCCATATGGGAGGAAATCTTAGGCGATGAGAGCTGA
- the hypF gene encoding carbamoyltransferase HypF, with protein MAQLLHKQSAAVEIQVTGTVQGVGFRPHVYKLATSLGLHGWVINTTAGVTIRIEGSNELIERFTHDLQTSPPPLARIEKYFVREAIPEGYSAFFIHESRHMPDTLVSIPPDIGTCPDCLREYLDPGDRRHGYEFTNCTNCGPRFSITKAAPYDRKNTSMRVFEMCPDCGREYTDPLDRRFHAEPNACPLCGPQIVVTTPDGEPADIDVRTGTSRETAAAIRKLLKQGSLLAVKGIGGYHLACDAESQDAVRRMRERKRRQSKPFALMCRDLDIVRHHCELSQEEERLLTSPARPILLLKRKATSGLCDDIAPGLDTLGIMLPYTPLHCGLFDEGLSILVMTSANISGDPLILTEDDAYEHLGDLADYFVIHKREIINRADDSVVMQFNGQPYFVRRARGYVPQGVKLPHAVKPVLAVGGDLKSVFAYGKDDKAIVSQYFGDLDNLKNLDAYGDGIRFFSEFLHIKPELIVRDLHPDYVSTEFAEEYASKLSVPLISVQHHKAHFASCMADNGLNEKTLGVVCDGTGYGDDGTVWGGEFFYGDYDEVTRVGSLAQFPQPRGDSVQKYPLHMAAVILNVLWADEEQTLQTLPDADEIMPFAKAQSASERLSIPSSSCGRLFDAAAALCGFTGRISYEGEAAMRMESLAHSSPGEKPYDTHVIEDGAMLRLAWDFIGEMAEDKLGGVEPAVMAARFHQSVIAGICRMVEILAKRYGTHKVVLSGGTFQNRFVIMGLDKELRDSGIEPLFHRNVPANDSGLALGQIVLAGRMAP; from the coding sequence GTGGCACAATTACTTCATAAGCAAAGCGCTGCAGTTGAAATCCAGGTCACCGGCACGGTTCAGGGTGTCGGGTTTCGCCCGCATGTATATAAATTAGCTACATCCCTTGGTTTGCACGGTTGGGTTATTAACACGACGGCCGGAGTAACCATCCGCATCGAGGGTTCCAACGAACTTATCGAGCGCTTTACTCATGACCTTCAGACGAGCCCGCCGCCGCTGGCGCGTATCGAGAAATATTTTGTGCGTGAAGCGATCCCCGAAGGCTATAGCGCCTTTTTCATCCATGAGAGCCGACATATGCCGGACACTTTAGTTTCAATCCCGCCGGATATTGGAACCTGCCCGGATTGCTTGCGCGAATATCTAGACCCGGGCGACCGCAGGCACGGTTATGAGTTCACCAATTGCACCAATTGCGGGCCGCGATTCTCGATAACGAAGGCCGCCCCGTACGATCGCAAGAACACGTCGATGCGTGTCTTTGAAATGTGTCCCGATTGCGGGCGTGAATACACCGATCCGCTCGACAGGCGATTTCATGCCGAGCCGAACGCGTGCCCGCTATGCGGCCCTCAGATCGTCGTGACGACACCGGACGGTGAGCCTGCCGATATAGATGTGAGAACAGGTACAAGTAGGGAAACTGCAGCTGCCATAAGAAAGCTGCTCAAGCAAGGAAGCCTCCTGGCGGTAAAGGGCATCGGCGGATACCACCTGGCATGCGATGCGGAAAGCCAAGATGCGGTACGGCGTATGCGCGAGCGGAAACGGCGTCAGTCGAAGCCGTTCGCCCTGATGTGCCGCGATCTTGATATTGTGCGGCACCATTGCGAGCTCTCGCAAGAAGAGGAGCGGCTGCTCACATCGCCCGCCCGCCCTATCCTGCTGTTAAAGCGCAAGGCGACGAGCGGTCTTTGCGATGATATTGCGCCCGGGCTCGACACGCTCGGTATAATGCTGCCTTACACGCCGCTTCATTGCGGGTTGTTTGACGAAGGGCTTTCGATACTGGTTATGACCAGTGCAAATATCAGCGGCGACCCTTTGATTCTTACCGAGGACGACGCTTACGAGCATCTGGGCGATCTCGCGGATTATTTTGTCATCCACAAGCGCGAGATTATCAACCGGGCCGATGATTCCGTGGTTATGCAGTTTAACGGGCAACCGTACTTCGTGCGCCGCGCCCGCGGTTACGTGCCGCAGGGCGTGAAGCTGCCGCATGCCGTCAAGCCGGTTCTGGCGGTCGGCGGCGACTTGAAGAGCGTTTTTGCCTACGGTAAAGATGATAAAGCAATAGTCAGCCAGTATTTTGGCGATCTTGATAACTTGAAAAACCTCGATGCCTACGGCGACGGCATCCGGTTTTTCAGCGAGTTTTTACATATTAAACCCGAGCTTATTGTGCGCGACCTTCACCCCGATTACGTCAGTACCGAATTCGCCGAAGAGTATGCAAGTAAGCTTAGCGTACCGCTTATAAGCGTCCAGCATCATAAAGCCCACTTTGCGTCATGCATGGCCGACAATGGCCTGAATGAGAAGACTCTCGGCGTAGTATGCGACGGCACCGGATACGGCGATGACGGCACGGTGTGGGGCGGTGAGTTTTTCTACGGTGATTACGATGAAGTTACGCGGGTCGGCTCGCTCGCACAGTTCCCGCAGCCGCGCGGTGATAGCGTTCAAAAATACCCGCTGCACATGGCGGCGGTCATTTTAAACGTACTTTGGGCCGACGAAGAACAAACGCTGCAAACGCTGCCTGACGCAGACGAGATCATGCCGTTTGCCAAAGCGCAAAGCGCAAGCGAACGGCTCAGTATCCCCTCGTCGAGCTGCGGAAGGTTGTTTGATGCGGCGGCGGCGCTGTGTGGTTTTACCGGGCGTATCAGCTACGAAGGTGAGGCCGCTATGCGGATGGAATCGCTCGCGCACAGCTCGCCCGGCGAGAAACCGTACGATACGCATGTCATTGAAGATGGTGCAATGCTCAGGCTCGCCTGGGATTTTATCGGTGAGATGGCGGAAGACAAGCTTGGTGGCGTAGAGCCGGCAGTTATGGCGGCGCGGTTCCATCAAAGCGTAATCGCAGGGATTTGCCGTATGGTCGAAATATTAGCAAAGCGGTATGGCACCCACAAAGTCGTGCTCTCGGGCGGAACGTTCCAGAACCGTTTTGTTATCATGGGATTGGATAAAGAATTACGCGACAGCGGTATCGAGCCGCTGTTCCACCGCAATGTACCTGCAAATGACAGCGGTTTAGCGCTCGGCCAGATTGTTCTAGCCGGTAGGATGGCGCCCTGA
- the lepB gene encoding signal peptidase I, with product MQINAGDEETMTGRFWGAVKEFVVLIVIAFILALGIRTAVAESRLVPSGSMEPTIATGDRIFTVKVLYYFTQPARGDIVVFDVPKQAHVDPNSPPFVKRVIGLPGDNVEIKDGQVYVNGQVYNVDTARIPQYSYGPVTVKEGRLFVLGDNRNQSYDSHEWGQVPEKNVIAKAVFVYWPLDHMKVLK from the coding sequence ATGCAGATAAATGCAGGAGATGAAGAGACTATGACAGGTCGTTTTTGGGGCGCGGTAAAAGAATTTGTAGTTCTTATTGTAATCGCGTTTATTCTTGCGCTCGGTATTAGAACGGCGGTGGCAGAGAGCAGGCTTGTCCCGTCAGGCTCGATGGAGCCGACAATCGCAACCGGCGACCGTATCTTCACGGTCAAGGTACTCTACTATTTCACGCAACCGGCACGCGGCGATATAGTTGTCTTCGACGTACCGAAGCAGGCACATGTCGATCCGAATTCACCCCCGTTTGTAAAGCGCGTTATCGGCCTACCGGGTGATAACGTAGAGATTAAGGACGGCCAGGTCTATGTCAACGGCCAGGTATATAATGTGGATACCGCTCGCATACCGCAATACTCATACGGTCCGGTAACTGTCAAAGAGGGCAGACTCTTTGTCCTGGGAGACAACCGCAACCAAAGCTACGACAGCCACGAATGGGGACAAGTACCCGAAAAAAACGTCATCGCGAAAGCCGTGTTCGTGTACTGGCCTCTTGATCACATGAAGGTCTTGAAGTAG